tctctcctccaaagctCTCTGTCTCTCTCTCCTTAAACGTCGTCACCCTCTCATCAAAATTAATGACGGAGATAACGAAGGCGGCGGCGGAGCTTATTCCCTTTCCATCGAAGATATTGCGGTGGCCCACGACTAGCGCGAGATGAAGGAGAATAGCGTGAAAGAAGCAAGAGCCGCGGGGATTAAAGGCGGCGAGTTTGGCAAGCAGAGGTGTCGGTTCTGTTTTCGACGCCACGGAGGAGCAGCAGTCTACGCAACTGGTACATTGTCGGCTTCGTCCGTACCTCGCTACCGCCTTTCTCCACCTCCTCATCGTTGTCTCATTTGGTAAATATtccatctctctcctccattattcttcaattctttttggatttttCAAGATCGGGTTGATTTGTTGTTCAGATCGGTGGATCGAAGGAAGGAGAAGAGTCGCGTTGTCGCCGTCAACATCGAAGCTCCGCCGTTTTCCTTGACGGCTTCGTCGACGGCTTGCTGATGAGGAAACACTGATGATATTCGTACCAAAATTGCTCTTGATAATCAGATTCCTAGTACTATTTTTGCCGAATTCTTAGTCTCTGGAAAGGTAATTGAATTGGTTATTTTCTATTGAATTGATGAAGTTCATATTCATTTGGTAGAGTAAGGGGCTTAATTTGGCGATTTCAATTAAATCGCAATATCTAGGTGTTCGGGCCCCCCCGTTGGGACCCACATTCAaggaaattaccaaaatacccctcCTATGGAAAATTAATCAAACACCCTCAAACACAAACCCTCTGATGTGCTCAGACCATAATTTCGGGGCTCATATCTCAGCCTTCAGCAGGCACATGATTTCATACCCCTACAAATTGCTCATATTTACTAATAATTCCATCCggtattactataaatatgacCCACCTAATCATTACTCGGGTATGAAATTATTCCCAAACTCACTCTCtgactactttctctctctaacaagacctgacttgagcgtcggagagggttttctcgggAACCCCCCGAGCCAGTTTACGTTTGCCTTTTTGTAGGAAAAACGACAGCCCTATTGGAGTAAAACAACAACCCTGGTTGACGAGACTTCCCTTATTTTCACACTTATCATTTTCTTTGCAAAAACAGTTGGCGCCGTCGGTGGGGAAGTCaactacaagccatggtgtacaCTTGGCGAACCAGGCCACACTTCTCCTCTCAACGATCAGAGTCTCATCCCAATTACGTGTTAATGCCTACTCCGCGGAACGGAGATGATCACGATGGTGATCAGGAGCATGAGAACCATCCCCATGTCGAGGGTAACCCTGAGAACTTGGTCACCAAAAAGGACCTGGAGCATATGGCTGCTCAACTCAATAAGGCTATCCGCAACCTCCAAGGAATGAGAGAGGGACCTTCGAAGAAACAGCCAAACCGCCCTATCAGCTCACGGGTGAGCACAACATCCCACACCATCCACAGGGCACAACCTCGAAGTGTGATGGAAAGGCTAGGTGAGAGGGGTGGGGCACAACCTCGCCCTCACCGACCAAGGGCCAGCCAAGATGCACGCTCGGTGATTGAAGAGCAACAGTTGCACATAGGAGACCTTGATGCTCGAGACCTCTTGCACATGAGGCACCTCGAACAAGCCAAAGAGGccatcaggaatgataggatcaCCCGAGGTCTACCCCCCTCTAGTGCTAAGACCACTGCCTCCGCACGAGACCACCCTACTCCATCAAGGCAAGTCGATCCAATCGAAGTCAGCTCCCGCAGGACATTTCCCAGGAGGCACTCACCTTCTCCCATAAGGAGATGTCACTCACCCTCCAGCCGGATCAGAGGTCATTCTCCCCGGACAAGGGCTTCACCCCCCGATCAAAAACCAAGGTCTCATTCATCTCTTCATCGCCCAAGGTACCGTTCACCCTCAAGAACGACAAGGAGCCCGCCACGCCGTGAGAGAACATACTCTCCCCTCCGAGAGAGTAAGGTTAGACATACCTCCCCAAGAGGAAGATGGGGCTCCCCTCCACCAAGAAATGATAGGCGCAAGTACACTTCATCATTATAAGAGGCTCTCACTCCTTTCTCCCAAGAGATAATGAACACCTCTCGTCGGGACAAAGTGAAGGTCCCTACCATCGAGCCTTTCGATGGAATTACGGATCCGGAAGAGCAAATGGCTACCTATGTGGCCCAAATGAACGTCCAGACTGGGTGTGGAGCTACTTGGTACAAGTACTTCCCCACCACCTTGAAGGGTCTTGCCCTTATCTGGTTCAACAAGCATGTGTCAAAGGGGAGTATCAAGAGCTACAATGAGCTTGAAAAGGTGTTCATCAACCAATTCGCTGCAGGTCGAAGACACCAAAAGACAAATGTCAACTTAACGGCGGTCAGACAGGGAGAGACGAAGACCCTTTGCAACTATATCAAGAGATTCAAGAATAAGTCCTAAAGATACACAATCTCAAGGACGAAACCAAGTTCAGCCATATGACTTCAAATTTGAGTTGATCAAGTCCGGGGTGTCCAACCTCGAAGAAGCAATGGAGAAGGCCCAAATACACATTCAAGTCCGGGGTGGTGAACGTGGCGAGAAGAAAAAATTGAAGCCCAACTGGGGGGAAACCTCAAAACCTGAcacaaagaagaaagaaaaaggcAGCCATAAACAAGTTCAACCCCCCCTCAAGAAGTCAGTTATGGTTGATGATCATGGGGAAGATCCGAGATACAACCGCAACAGGCGGGAGGTTTACCTTGATCTAAAAGGAAAATACAtccttgaaggaaatatgtccttcaaccaaggtgcatttagtctaataccaaggttcagattaattgcgaacaattaattcagtgagatcaagtgatcggaacagctaggtggagcaatgcttctgatcagtgagttctaatgaatactaagctcacaacttactcttgactgaacctacaaggtcacaccaatggcacgtaacagatcaccggattaaatgaatcggaaattcatttaataggttTTCGGGAtcggaattagttttggaaaaagtattatacgatacgaccttgcatcggaatcgtatatcgtatcgcgaatatttgtaagctgggcgacacgaataaatcgtatcgtacgacggtgattcgtcgtatacgaaacgataaataatatcggaaAGATATTAATTGCGAATACGAaaggcatcggagttgccggcccgtcgagccaagcacgcaagcgtgcaaggcccaacgagccagcaagctcgcgagcaaaggagAGCAACCAGCCCGCGTGTGGGCgggagcacgcaacagcagcgcAAGCAATGAGCAGCGACGAGagagcaggcccatggcccagctgctcggtcgcgcgcgctgtgggcttcggcctgcttTGTGTGTTGCTGGGCGGTGGGCTGTGGTGTCCGTGTGCTtgggtgtggccggtcaaggcttattagtcttggccggttacatcattaatataatAGGGCTATTGTATTATTCCACACAATTCAGAACACAAAAGTTTccaaaaaccctaaacctaatttagAATTACGTTctttagttttctctctctgagaaaactgttcttcccaaaagaaaaaactcttgattgattgtctaagctacggttatcaagacggatctgatcgtatcggtgaaccaagtagaggaacgacaagtggagttctaagtttgtGTTCGTTGAAagattactagggaaaatacgcttcgaatgtaagtttgcttaatctgtgctttatacatgtttcctggctttggggattgtttccgcacatgttattatgtttaactgtattcccctacaatccTCCCTAAGCCACATGGAATCCGTACACCTGAAGCAAAGCGAGACAAGTCACTTTGGTGTGAGTTTCACCACGAGTGCGGGTACACCACAAAGACCTATAGGGAGCAGAAAAGGGCACTGGATCACTTGGACGACAAGGGAACGCTGAATGATTACTTAAGGAAGAATCCTCTCCCAAAAGCAAAAGACAAAGAAAAGGAGTCCCCTAGTGATGATACGGGAGACTACATTGGAGTGATAACCGAAGGCTTGACACCAGGCGGGTCTGTGAGCAAGGCAAAGGATAGCTTATGGGCACTTGAACATCAAGTCCTAGAAGTGGCATTGACTTCTCAAACAACCTCGGTGATGACATTTGGTGGGAGCACTTGCCGCCCGATTCAAGAGTCCCATGATGATCCCCTGGTCATCGAGATGAAAGTCGCTAACTCAACAGTAGGGCGGGTGTTAGTGGATAGTGGATCATCCGCCGACATCATTACTCTAAAGTGTCTAGAAGGGCTCAAGTATTCCAAAGATGATCTAAAAACCATCTCCCAGCCACTCATTGGGTTCGGAGGTTAAGCCGTCCATCCCAAAGGCACTATCAAGCTACCCGTCAGGTTGGGTCCCAAGAACAAAGG
This Spinacia oleracea cultivar Varoflay chromosome 6, BTI_SOV_V1, whole genome shotgun sequence DNA region includes the following protein-coding sequences:
- the LOC110796058 gene encoding uncharacterized protein translates to MEKAQIHIQVRGGERGEKKKLKPNWGETSKPDTKKKEKGSHKQVQPPLKKSVMVDDHGEDPRYNRNRREPHGIRTPEAKRDKSLWCEFHHECGYTTKTYREQKRALDHLDDKGTLNDYLRKNPLPKAKDKEKESPSDDTGDYIGVITEGLTPGGSVSKAKDSLWALEHQVLEVALTSQTTSVMTFGGSTCRPIQESHDDPLVIEMKVANSTVGRVLVDSGSSADIITLKCLEGLKYSKDDLKTISQPLIGFGG
- the LOC130463524 gene encoding uncharacterized protein; amino-acid sequence: MKENSVKEARAAGIKGGEFGKQRCRFCFRRHGGAAVYATGTLSASSVPRYRLSPPPHRCLICWRRRWGSQLQAMVYTWRTRPHFSSQRSESHPNYVLMPTPRNGDDHDGDQEHENHPHVEGNPENLVTKKDLEHMAAQLNKAIRNLQGMREGPSKKQPNRPISSRVSTTSHTIHRAQPRSVMERLGERGGAQPRPHRPRASQDARSVIEEQQLHIGDLDARDLLHMRHLEQAKEAIRNDRITRGLPPSSAKTTASARDHPTPSRQVDPIEVSSRRTFPRRHSPSPIRRCHSPSSRIRGHSPRTRASPPDQKPRSHSSLHRPRYRSPSRTTRSPPRRERTYSPLRESKVRHTSPRGRWGSPPPRNDRRKYTSSL